A region from the Methylocella sp. genome encodes:
- a CDS encoding MarR family winged helix-turn-helix transcriptional regulator yields MTLTTSPEFCTCLAIRQAARHVSQFYDQHLAPCGLRITQFSILAKLKVESPLTINRLAEVMVMDRTTLGRNILPLQRDGLIAVTQGSVDRRSKELHLTDVGRNRLNEAWTYWAEAQAGFDAAFGSHQDSKLRALMRDVTSTELVVASTEP; encoded by the coding sequence ATGACACTCACCACCTCACCCGAGTTCTGCACCTGCTTGGCGATCCGCCAAGCCGCACGGCACGTGAGCCAGTTCTATGACCAGCATCTGGCGCCCTGCGGGCTCCGCATAACGCAGTTCTCGATCCTCGCTAAGCTGAAGGTGGAGAGCCCGTTGACCATCAATCGTCTCGCCGAGGTGATGGTCATGGACCGGACGACTCTTGGCCGGAACATTCTGCCTCTGCAGCGAGATGGCCTCATCGCCGTTACTCAAGGGTCAGTCGACCGCCGGAGCAAAGAACTTCATCTGACGGACGTGGGGCGAAACCGGCTGAACGAGGCTTGGACCTATTGGGCGGAGGCCCAGGCTGGGTTCGACGCCGCCTTCGGCAGCCACCAAGATTCAAAGCTGCGGGCACTTATGAGAGACGTGACATCCACGGAGCTTGTAGTCGCGTCGACCGAACCCTGA
- a CDS encoding LysR family transcriptional regulator has translation MHQIRYFLAASRTLNFTRAAEECDVAQPSLSRAIRLLEVGLGGSLFGRERDLTHLTEFGQKMLPLLRQCYESAVAAKQLAAFLNNGSVASLTLALSHTISMALLVSPLSELMRVFPGVELRFMRGTVAELGKYLKKGEAILAIAGPLGESWDRLDAWPLFAEGFDVVVNARHRMATWRRAELADLSSERMLMRPYCELADAFSARARDRDIQWAGEHAVVSDADLIQLIEADLGIGILPRSTPCPEKLRRIETDGLDIMRTIHLYAVAGREKGPPTIALMNLLRAKDWAAHIA, from the coding sequence ATGCATCAGATCCGATACTTTTTGGCCGCGTCGCGCACGCTCAATTTCACACGCGCGGCGGAAGAGTGTGATGTCGCGCAACCGTCTCTCAGTCGGGCTATTAGACTGCTCGAGGTCGGGCTCGGCGGCAGCCTCTTCGGTCGCGAGCGCGATCTAACGCATCTGACAGAGTTCGGCCAGAAGATGCTGCCCCTTCTGCGGCAATGCTACGAAAGCGCGGTCGCCGCGAAGCAGCTCGCTGCGTTCCTCAACAACGGTTCCGTGGCATCGCTAACGCTCGCGCTCTCACACACAATCAGCATGGCTCTCCTGGTGTCGCCTTTGTCCGAATTGATGCGTGTCTTTCCGGGCGTCGAATTGCGCTTCATGCGCGGAACGGTCGCAGAGCTTGGCAAATATCTCAAAAAAGGCGAGGCCATACTCGCGATCGCTGGGCCTCTGGGCGAAAGCTGGGATAGACTGGATGCTTGGCCCCTCTTTGCCGAGGGGTTCGACGTCGTCGTGAACGCGCGGCATAGGATGGCGACGTGGAGGCGCGCCGAACTTGCCGACTTATCGAGCGAGCGCATGCTCATGCGGCCGTATTGTGAGCTCGCGGACGCGTTTTCCGCGCGCGCCCGCGATCGAGACATTCAATGGGCAGGCGAGCACGCGGTGGTGTCAGATGCCGATCTCATTCAGCTCATTGAAGCTGATCTTGGAATCGGAATCTTGCCGAGGAGCACTCCGTGCCCTGAAAAGTTGCGCAGGATTGAGACGGACGGCCTCGACATTATGCGCACGATTCACCTCTATGCGGTGGCGGGGCGCGAGAAGGGACCTCCGACAATTGCGTTGATGAATTTGTTGCGGGCCAAAGATTGGGCGGCGCACATCGCCTGA
- a CDS encoding DUF302 domain-containing protein — protein MIDNYTVQHCEHVSQRSFEDVVAAFEAELGSVEDPAIIPREVAAATSQADFEARIRAHEGRSGFMRFLTNDHGAWMSRVGVEAKIRSYIIGNPLIAQTMITHDPAVGLNVPTRVVIYQTASGEVRLGYDLPSSLMSRLSNDEVSAAAVKLDAKLRALAALATGAPA, from the coding sequence ATGATCGATAACTATACCGTTCAGCACTGTGAGCATGTCAGCCAGCGTTCCTTCGAGGACGTCGTCGCTGCCTTTGAGGCCGAGCTTGGCAGCGTCGAGGACCCGGCCATCATCCCGCGTGAGGTCGCCGCGGCCACCAGCCAAGCCGATTTCGAAGCTCGCATCAGAGCCCACGAGGGCCGAAGCGGTTTCATGCGCTTTTTGACGAACGACCATGGCGCCTGGATGTCTAGGGTGGGCGTGGAAGCAAAGATCCGGTCGTACATCATAGGCAACCCACTCATCGCTCAGACCATGATCACCCATGACCCCGCTGTCGGCCTCAACGTGCCTACAAGGGTCGTGATCTACCAAACGGCATCTGGCGAGGTTCGCCTGGGCTATGACCTGCCCTCGTCTCTGATGAGCCGGCTCAGCAACGATGAGGTTTCCGCTGCGGCCGTCAAGCTGGATGCCAAGCTCCGCGCCTTGGCGGCGCTCGCGACCGGGGCGCCCGCCTGA